In the Erythrolamprus reginae isolate rEryReg1 chromosome 13, rEryReg1.hap1, whole genome shotgun sequence genome, one interval contains:
- the LOC139175247 gene encoding cathepsin W-like: MRQAKLAAGLTLWAAWISAIHANFSFPADPGMMELRGKFQDFMVKFGKTYNSQEEMIYRFKVFVQNMEISRALQDSEVGTAQYGVTPFSDLTESEFAERFANPVLRSVPFGPTEPRRSFSTATQFCDWRKKGLSPVKYQGKCGSCWAFAAASNIEALWKIHRNVNCSLSVQELVDCTYPSRKGCLGGYPWDAFHYVFNNSGLSSSILYPYVGRNQSCQKHRKRKVTKIDGYNVLPRDEKYIAAIVATQGPVTALMNSKAFQHYEKGIIQRPKQTCDPKRLDHVVLIVGFGEGKSRRGTWSGPYWIIQNTWGKDWGEEGYFRMERNSNTCGLPSMSQQLSSNMWKERSRPFVPDEAVHVSVRFPLSKYSIPFLFKLSQPRRAPDISGLHYLIFLRVIPFLSNAKGFSNLSSFLRATDE; this comes from the exons ATGCGGCAGGCCAAGCTCGCCGCTGGCTTAACGCTATGGGCGGCATGGATCTCCGCTATTCATGCCAATTTTAGCTTTCCTGCAGATCCGGGCATG ATGGAGCTGAGGGGGAAGTTCCAGGATTTTATGGTGAAGTTTGGCAAAACCTACAACAGCCAGGAAG AGATGATTTACCGCTTCAAGGTTTTTGTACAGAACATGGAAATCAGCCGCGCCTTGCAGGACAGTGAGGTTGGGACTGCACAATACGGGGTCACCCCTTTCAGCGACTTGACAG AAAGCGAGTTTGCTGAGAGGTTTGCCAACCCGGTTTTGCGGTCTGTACCGTTTGGGCCGACGGAGCCGCGACGCAGTTTCTCCACGGCTACACAATTCTGCGACTGGAGAAAAAAGGGCTTGTCCCCCGTGAAGTACCAG GGAAAGTGCGGGTCCTGCTGGGCTTTCGCGGCGGCCTCCAACATCGAGGCGTTGTGGAAGATTCACCGAAATGTTAACTGCAGCCTCTCGGTGCAAG AACTCGTCGACTGCACCTACCCTTCCAGAAAAGGCTGCCTAGGGGGCTACCCCTGGGACGCGTTTCACTACGTTTTCAACAACA GTGGATTGTCCTCAAGCATACTTTACCCTTATGTGGGGAGAAACCAGAGCTGCCAGAAACACAGGAAGCGAAAAGTAACCAAGATTGATGGCTACAATGTGCTTCCAAGGGATGAAAAAT ATATCGCTGCTATTGTGGCCACCCAGGGTCCTGTAACAGCTTTGATGAACAGCAAAGCCTTTCAG CATTACGAAAAAGGCATCATCCAGAGGCCCAAGCAGACCTGTGACCCAAAGCGGCTTGACCATGTGGTCCTTATTGTTGGCTTCGGTGAAG GAAAAAGCCGACGTGGTACCTGGAGTGGACCATACTGGATTATCCAGAACACTTGGGGGAAAGATTGGGGAGAAGAG GGCTATTTCCGGATGGAGAGGAATTCAAACACCTGTGGATTGCCCAGTATGTCTCAACAGCTTTCCTCAAATATGTGGAAGGAGAGAAGCCGGCCGTTTGTCCCAGATGAGGCTGTGCATGTATCTGTCCGTTTTCCGCTTTCGAAGTACTCGATCCCATTCCTTTTCAAGCTTTCGCAGCCCCGGCGCGCTCCAGATATTAGCGGCCTGCACTATTTGATTTTCCTCCGAGTTATTCCGTTCCTTTCGAATGCAAAAGGCTTCTCGAATCTTTCTTCATTTTTAAGAGCAACCGATGAGTAG